The sequence CTTTGTCTTCGAAAATATGAGGCCTTGAGAAATATATAATCCCAACGTCACACGCACCTGTATTACGTAAGATACAAGATACCCAATACGAGTTTGTCAAGGTGCTGTGAaacagaaactattgtttttgcTAAACCTAGTTTATTTAAGAACGTAGGAAGAGACTTGTTAGTGTAAAACTGCAGGTTACGTTGACGTCAAGGAATGTATATGGAATAATATACACGAAATATACTTTCCTTTACGCAAAGATATACGTGTGAGACCTGAACAGCTCTATCAAAGTTTATGCCAaagaatataataacagtattgTGGGTATTAGGTCTGTTAAACAAcattaatttgtataatatagcTAATATTATGCACGAACCAGAACGAATGACATTCGTCAGTACCGAGAACTGCAATATATTAGACGTTATATGTTGAACATCGATAGTAAGTTAACAAATGTGATACAGTTTTGCTGTTTTCCATCCACGCTTACGTGGAACTAAACTCGCAGATATGCAGTTCTTAGTTAATGTCGAGCTCTCTTTATCTGGGATCAGTAAAATCACGAATCTGCAGATCTCCACCCTGAAGTCTGTTAACTTAGTGTAATCAAATACGTAAATCTGCATATCTCCACCCTGAAGTCTGTTAACTTAGAGTAATCAAATACATTAATCTGCAGATCTCCACCCTGAAGTCTGTTAACTATAATCAAATACGTAAATCTGCAGATCTCTACCCTGAAGTCTGTTAACTTAGAGTAATCAAATACATAAATCTGCAGATCTCCACCTTGAAGTCTGCTAACTTAGAGTAATCAAATACATAAATCTGCAGATCTCCAACCTGAAGTCTGCTAACTTAGAGTAATCAAATATATAAATCTGCAGATCTCCACCCTGAAGTCTGTAGCTTAGAGTAATCAAATATATAAATCTGCAGATCTCCACCCTGAAGTCTGCTAACTTAGAGTAATCAAATACATAAATCTGCAGATCTCTAACCTGAAGTCTGTTAACTTAGAGTAATCAAATACATAAATCTGCAGTTctccaccaacgaatagtgggagtgaccgtaaattataacgcccccacggctaaaagggcgagcatatttggtgtaacgggattcgaaccagcgaccctcagagtacgagtcgagcaaCTTagccacctggccgtgccgggccaaatTAGTTTATGgaattacaatgttaaaactgGGCGTTCAATTCTCAACAATGGAGTATGTGCAGGTAAACAgaccactgtgtagttttgtgctaaaacaaagaaactttttgCTTAGTGACATCCgacattgttttctttaacacAAAATCTATAACTAGTCGTATGTTTGGAACGACCAACTATACGAATAGAAAGGTAGCAACTTTGCTCAGCTATTCACGGGATATGTTATCAAAAATATGgtacaaaattaataaagattcaAAAACGGAGAAAGGACATGAATTGCagtcattttgaaagtttttttattgagatattcgctcaaagctacactatgTCCGTCTGCACATGCactctctaattttgaactttaTACCAGAGATAAAAGAAATCACTTTGTAagcagtacccaccgccaacttttatgCTACTTTTAtcgaaaagtgagattgatcatcatcCACTACCTATAGCCAGATTATTTTCCTTTTCGACGATTGTTGCAACTTTGTCATATTAGAtactttattatttgtgtgaatttaagcacaaaactacataatgggctatctgtgctctgcccgccatgggtatcgaaatccggtttctagcgtcaCAAGTCCTAAGTCACTGGGGGGCTGTAGATACTGTAAAGGCGTGAGTTTATCTAGTATTAGAACTATGGATTTCGAAGCTGGTGAGCCGGGTTTGAATTTATCACACTACATAGAATGAAAATCAGTCTATTGGTGTGGATGATGGATTATAGTGTGTTGATAattggctgccttccctgtagtcagTATCTCAAAATAACGGACGACATTAGATTGCTTTAGtacttttaaaagataaatatatatatacacacatatatgatCAGAAATtgcttttaaagtaaatatttttcatgaatacAACACTGTTTGAATTATATGCATATCTTGATAGCAACATTTTTACGTCTTTTACATTTTCAAGTTTTCCCTAACCACTTGCAAGTAATTTTGACTAATTGTGCTTTTCTTTACATACAACGGTACAACTGATAAGCTAAAGAGTAAATAAGTTCCTCCCTCCCACTGGCACAGCTGTAACTCTTGGGACTTACGTACAACGCTGGAAGCTGTTCGTGGTGAGAAGAGCGCAAACAACCCATtttgttgctttgtacttaacttcaaaacaaacaattaatttgtttagtaacgTAATACATGAGTACTAGTTTTACTGATAACACAATCcgtggataaaaaaaaacaacaaaaaactttaacgCCATAGATTGTGTAGTTTACTGAACCAAGGGAACCGGTTATCGTGGCTTTTATATCATACAGGACAACACtgtatgtttgtaaaaaataagttatCTATTACCTTTTGCGTTCAAGTTAGACGtatttttaaatctgtttatGGAGTAAATAATTTTAACGTTAAAGATGAGATATTCAAAGTAAGGGAATTTTTATGGGATACACTTTTTAAaatcgtaatatatatatatatatatatgtatgtatgtatgtagtgCGTCAAAGAGTATGTAAGTACTgggtgtttgtttgttgctaaacgcaaagctacacaatgggttatccgtGCTTCTctcactatgggtatcgaaattctatgtttagcgttataagtctttcAAATTATCCTGAACCAAGACAGGGCAGGTGACTATCGACAACACTAACAGCACAACACAAATAAGACCGGGAAGTTCATCTAACTGGCACAAGTTGATCCTTAATATgtaagttattaattataacttaatTCTGGGTATAATTCCGAATATGAAGAACGATTAGAATGTGGACTTCAGACTTTCCCTTCATATCAATGCAAGTATCGATATGTCATATGATTTTTACAGTCAGATAACACGCTATTAAAAGATGAATTTGTCATTTTTCACCTAAGGTGAATGTGAGATTTAACTTTCATTATGGTGGAGTAAGCTATAACCACGTCATTTTAAGACGTCAGTGCAAGACCTCTATACCACTTGCAAATCTGGAGTTGTTTTGAAATCAACAATATTCGGCATACCATGTTCTCAGATAGTGAGATCTGCTCTGTGATTTATTATCGTACTAGTACGAGTAATACGTGTTAATAGCAGTGCCAGTCCAGGTTTTAAATTCATGccaagaaataaaatgtatcaatgTAGGTGTTACGTTAAGTAGTGCTATTATTTCTGATACATACCATCAGAGTTTAAGCACAATTTCTCACAAACTGTGAGAAAGAGGCTTAACTGAAACAAAGCTGTAGTTGTAAGCTTCTGTTATAGTTTCATGGATTTTATGAGAACTTAAGTTCTTCCCGAGATTCGTAAAATGACGTCTTTGGAACTATAGTAATTGAGTTGTATCgtgaatatattatttgatattatgttGTGGACAGTGCGAGATTTTAGATATACATAACTTTAACTTATGATTGAACAATATAGCTGATTCTAAGTACACTTTTAGAAATCCTGCCCACCTACCAATCATACTGCCAGTATATTCAGTATTGGAGATTTTGCCCAACTACCAATCAAATTGCTTATAATTACTCTCTAACAGGTCATGCTCAGTTATTAATCGCACTGTTTGTAAATACACTATTAGAGATGTTTCCAACTACTGAACAACCTATTTGTAAAAATCACTTTTCGTGTTATCCTTAGCTATGAATCGAACTCTTTGGAAATGCACAGGGGCTCTGTCCAGCTATAATCTAACTATTTGGAAATACACAGGAGCTACAAATTGAACTATTTGGAAGTACACCGGTGTTTTATCCAGCTACAAACTGAACTgtttataaatacacaaatattttccCCACAACAaatcaaatgttttgtaaatacacTATTGTACGTCCTCTTCTCAGCTATAAATCAAACTTAACAATGAAGacgaatataaaaataagtattttaatatttcactgatgATGTAATAAGTTATTCCGAAACGTTCAGACTTGTATTAAGATGTATATTTTGTCAACTGTCTTATTCTTCATCAatcaaactgtttataaatacactgttataAGTTCTGACCAACTGCTAATCAAActtttaaatacactgttataAGTTCTGTATAGCTACTaatcaaattatttgtaaatatttattttaattgtgctCTATGTATGAATCACTGTACACACTTTTTTTCCACATTATATGCTAAGACCTTCTAAATCACTTACCCAATGGTTCACCCAAATGTTGGCTACAACTGCAGGTCCAAAGGAACGAGCTGTATTCATACTGGCTCCGGTGTATTTAATCTAGATAAACCAAAACGTTTCTTGTTAAATGCCACTGCATACTTTGAAGCTTTACAGAAATTCAAGActttatttactatatatatatgtatgtatgtatgtaaaacccgtgtatttatgtatgtatatatatatagactataTTATGCACAGGTATAACTATCCTTAATTTTTAACTGCTGACCACAGACAGAAGGTAGATTACAAGCAGTAACCACTGCCACAAGGTTTTTATACAGTTCTGTGAACAAAAATAACAGTGGTCATCACTTTTATAATGCTCTACAGCTGACATTACGGAGAAGGCCTTAAACATTTAAACCTGAATCCACTACTTATCGTTAAATTCTTGGCCACGTAGGTACAGCCTGTACGTTATTTTATATCAACACAGTTTCATTTTCAACATGTATGAGTAGCAAAAATGTGCATGATTGGGTCATCAggttaaaataaccaaaaatttgtAAACTGAGAGTCAGACATGACTACAGAACGGACTGTCCAAAGTTCAAATCGTCATGTGTTGTTAAGGACGCTCTGCGTTGTCTTTCATCTACTTAATTAAGAAGAGACGTATAGGTGGTGGTGgttataatgtttgtatttttgttctaacacccAGGTAATAAAGTTCATTCGCGATTTACTTTTCTGTCTTATTTAGcccactttattattttattagatctcttatatttacttttttgtttccAAGATTTACGTTTAAAcctaattattgtaattattttaagatactGCTACTCTTACATTACGATTTCCAGAAGAATGAAACTGATAAGTTATCTCCATGTTCTCTTGAACACAGGTTCTTCAATGAAGAGAGATATGTCTCCACTTAAAAGTTTGATCTAAATTAATTCTTAACCTGGTCAGTGTGTGCGTAAACATGTTTCTAGAAGGGCACTTGAACTTCTGAAGAAGCTGATAAAGAATAGAAATACCCGCACTATTTTGTGAGAAACAAATCGTTTAAttgaagtttttattattgttcttgttttaggTTAAGGGGATTAGAAAACACTCCATAATATGGAGTACAGTATCTGGATGCTCGACTCGGAATATGAGgattgcgggctcgaatccccgtcattcTAAAacacgtgacggttaatcccactattcattggtaaaagagtagctcaagagatggcggtgggagggggggggtgatgactagttgctctccttctagtcttacactgctaaatcatggacggctagcggagaGAGCCTTTgactagctttgcgcaaaatttaacaaagaaataaactttctggattaattttcttttaaatcccAGTGAGTTTTCGTGTCTTGGCTAAACAACTTAAAGTTCTaaatcatttacaaaataaatgtctGCTGTACGGaagtattagaaattttaaattaacgGTATTTTAAGAAGGTAAAAGTAATACCATTTGCAGCTGCTGCCATCTTGTGTgtatttactgtaacaaatatataattagcgagatataaatgacaaaaaataaaattacggcaaatatttacatttagaaCATAAATGCATATAAAATGCCTTATTTGGATAACGTTTTTATTTtcgaattttttaaaaatctgcataactaaaaaaaaacttagcCTCTGTAGGACCAACccataaaaatgaaaatcagaCAAACGCTGTCTTGACGATTTAAAAATGATCACAAACATTCTTGAGATACTGTTAAAGAGAAACCCTTTTGTCAGAATAATGTGAATAATTAGTAAGAgtaagtacaaaaaatataacaTCGTTAAACTTACTGCAAACATATGACAGGTTGCTACAGACAAACCGATTGCGAGAGGGGCAGATCCTTTAATGTCACCTCTGTTTTCATCGCAACAGGCAAATACTGTGAAcaccaagacaaaagtgatgcaCAGCTCAACGACGAAGCCTTGGACAGGGCTCAAGTGTTGGTTCACAACTGTAGCCCCTAAGTTTCCTTGTAAGTTAGAAGGTGTGAGCCCCTTTAGCAAACCAGCGCCTACTATTGCCCCCAAACACTGGACTATCACATAAAGTATTGCTCGAAGTAGGGAAATCTTCTTGGCGACCAGAAATCCTATGGTGACAGCAGGGTTAATGTGTCCTCCGCTGACGTGCCCGATAAATTGTACTACTGTTCCCACAGTCACACCGAAGGCTAGGGCGATCTGGACAATAGTGGGGGAGTAGTCTAGGTCCCAGCCGGTGATACAGGAACCACAGCCAATAAGTACTAATATAGCTGTTCCCAGAAATTCTGCTAGTAGAGCAGCGGACAATACCTTCTTTTTCCCCAGATCCTCAAGTCCTAGTATCTGCCGAATATTTGTTCCAGATGTCATAATGTAAGAATCAACGAGGCTGATGTAACAGAAACTGATAGTGCGGAATGGTTGAATGATAATAACTCGTAACGTTTAAATAGGTTGTTGATatagtaaaagaagaaaaaaaagaagttcGACCTTTATACGAGAAGGATGAAAACTTGTTGATACGCTTCGTTATCACGTGATCCACTTGAATAACTAATATTTTCCATCGTAAGATATTTAACATTTGACTCTTTCTGAGGACAGTCTAGAGGTTTACAAATTATACGTAAGCGAGTATTCTTGTGTGTGCGTGCGCACAAAACTTAGTAATATCAAAACATgttcttaataaaattataagataCCTGAAGATCACAGAATGATAAAATTTATTCACGTTACATATCATGGGGATtcacataacattttaatatgtttcatACAGATGAGCTTCAAAGCTTTCTTGGATGTTATTTTGGGaatttttatcagtttctaaTAATGCATAGGCGTATTTCGCAatctattatttacttttactttttttttttttttgaatttcgtgcaaatctacatgagggctatctgcgctagccgtccctaatttaacagcgtaagactagagggaaagcaactagacatcaccacctaccaccaactattgggctactcttttaccaatgaaaaatgggattggccgtcacattgtaacgctcccacagttaagaaggcgagcatgtttgatgcgaccgggatttgaacccgcgactctcggattacgagtcgagtgctttaatcacctggctatgcggGGCCAATATTAGTAACCTTCCCCCTGTGGCTCAATGGCAAACTTATAACGTAAAATTTAGGCTTCAATCTACGAGATAGTCACAATTAACGCAAGTAATCCATTCTTCAGGTTTTTGCTGAAAAATCAAACTAAAGAGACaaacacataattattattattagctctcagagtttaagttgtttttattttattttgtgttatattcgTCCTAGCATTTGTAAATCGTCTACAATGGCCTAGAATGATCTAGTTACTAAAGCACGCGACTCGTAACCTGCGGGTACTATGAtgttactgtcaattccactCTTTATTGGTAAAATATCCACAGGGTTGGTTGGGAATGGTGTTGACCaattgccttccctccagtttataattgctaaattatggatggctagtgaaGATAATTGTCGAATAGATGggcgccaaattaaaaaaaaaaaaagccaaaataaACGGTTCCTGTCCAAGAAAACTATTTATCATAGCCATGTAGATGACGTTTAATGTTAAAGGCAGAGTAGCAAAGTTCTGTTACTACGTAAGAATAATATGAACTACTCACGAATTTACCGACCATTCACTAAAATAATTTGCTTTTGGGGGCCTCAACCCTTGGTCCTTTCGATAGCCAGCAGTGCTcctgattttattattatcaattagAGATTTTGAGTGAAAGTAAATAAGAAAGTATAATAACAcgtcaaccacactatatctgctCTGTCCAGTGCCGACGAGGCTTTTCACCCAGTATCAGGGTTCTGCACATCAGCTGGTGTGTGACAGACATATTATTGGCTGAAACGctgtttctataaaaatatatataaaaaataatgtttgttgtaAAGCAATAAACTACACGATGTTCACTGTAGGCATCGAAACCCAATTCGTAGCGTTATGAGCCTACTGACTTGCTGCTCAGTCACTGataggctttgtttgtttttgaaatttcgcacaaagctactcgagggctatctgtgctagccgtccctaatttagcagtgtaagactagagggaaggcagctagtcatcaccacccaccgccaactcttgggctactcttttaccaacgaatagtgggattgaccgtcgcattataatgccccacggctgggagggcgagcacgtttagcgtgACGCAggcgctaacccgcgaccctcggattacgagtcgcacgccttacgcgctcggccatgccaggcccactgaTAGGCACACCAACTTTCCTACCAATAACTGTTACTGTATGAACTGGGTTAAGATGGTGATGTGTAATTCTCCATCACATTTAGTTATGTCAAACCATACCATAATTAGAGTAAGAATTAactgttattatgttattttttattttaacagtatatattattttttcattaattcacCTATGCATGTTTTGTcgtaatgttttgtttggcaaaattttgataaaaagtaTCGTTTAGAATGAtgacaataaataatgaaaaacagtttgttataataaaaactgcGCAAATTCAATATAATGTTAGTGTCTTTTTGTGCCAAAATTTTCTGAATATTGAcacaagtattgtttgtttgtttggaaatttcgcacaaagctactcgagggctatctgtgctagccttccctaatttagcagtgtaagactagagggaaggcagctagtcatcaccacccaccgccaactcttgcgctactctttaccaaagaatagtgggattgaccgttactttatacacgctgggagggcgagcatgtttagcgcgacgcgggcgc comes from Tachypleus tridentatus isolate NWPU-2018 chromosome 12, ASM421037v1, whole genome shotgun sequence and encodes:
- the LOC143233107 gene encoding aquaporin AQPAe.a-like, encoding MTSGTNIRQILGLEDLGKKKVLSAALLAEFLGTAILVLIGCGSCITGWDLDYSPTIVQIALAFGVTVGTVVQFIGHVSGGHINPAVTIGFLVAKKISLLRAILYVIVQCLGAIVGAGLLKGLTPSNLQGNLGATVVNQHLSPVQGFVVELCITFVLVFTVFACCDENRGDIKGSAPLAIGLSVATCHMFAIKYTGASMNTARSFGPAVVANIWVNHWVYWVGPILGGVIAALVYQFIFSAPTLASDEYEDTEKVELKEKPEIPSV